Within Psychrobacter sp. DAB_AL43B, the genomic segment CTGTTGGGTCGCGCTATAAGCGGCTGTCGTCTGCACCCCTTCACGGTTTATCAGCGACAGCATGGTTAACGCGGCTGAAGAGATGACGATCATCTGAATGCCCATCGGCAATCCTTTCGAGAACATCGACTTCAAAATTTCTGGATCTGCGCGCAAAAAGCGCAGCTCAGGCATGCGAAGTGCCAGCACAGAGCCACGCAGGTACATAGTGATGAGCATGCCAATAAGCGCGAGTGTATTTGCGACGGCGGTTGCGAAGGCCGAGCCAAATATACCCCATTCGGGAAAGGGCCCGAGACCCAGAATGAGCGTCGGTGTCAAAATCAAGTCAATAACGACCGACATAGCTATGAACCAAAGCGGCGTTGTAGAATCGCCCGTCCCGCGCAGTGCCATCATTATCAGCGTAAATGTTAATGTGACCGGCATCGCAATAAAAATCATCCGCATATAGGTCAGAGCAAGGCTTGCAGCACTTGGCGGCGTGCCAAGCAAATCAAGCAGCATCGGCGCAAATATCCACCCTCCTGCCGACACCAATACACTGATCGGAATAATGCTGCCTAGCGCCGTTCCCATGGTTTTTTTGACCATGGATTCGTTGCGGCGACCCATTGCCTGACCAATTAAAATAGTAGACGCCATACCGAAACCGAAAACGAAAGAGATCAGTATAAACATCAAGATGTTGCCGTTCGCCGTCGCTGCCAACGCTTCTTCACCTAAAGAACGGCCCACCCAAACGGCATTGATCGATCCGTTCAACGACTGTAGTGCCGATGATCCAAGGGTTGGCAATGCAAACAGGAGCATGGTTTTGGCAATCGACCCTTCGGTAAGGTCAAGCCGCTTAGCAGTGGAGGTAGCTGTTTTACTCAATGTTTATCCTTTTGCGCCAGACGGTTAATTTGGGGGCTTATAATTAGCGCTAATAATTGGAGCTAATGAAACGAAAATACTTATCATAAACCAGAAAGCTTGTGCCGTCTTTATTAGAGCTGTAACCCCTCAGCAAACGCTATGATTATTTGCCTGTCATTTTTTTAGGCGATTGTCGAGCAATTTGTAGGGAGGGATAGTTATTATGAGCGCTTAAACTCAACATAAGCTTGTGCTAGGATGATGCTTTTTAATTTACTCTGCTAGATTTTAACAAGGATGTTTCGATGATCTTAAAACGCCTAGGCTTTGCCACTCTATTAAGTCTGTCAATCGTTGGCTGTACCACTGCGCCCAATACCTTAGCGGTAAATACCACTCAAAAGATTATTCAGTATGAACGCTCAAAATCTGACTTAGCCATAAAGGCGCTGACATTAAGCTCTGGTGACAAAATGGTCTATGCCGAAAATGGCAATATAGCGGGCGAGCCTTTATTATTGATTCATGGCTTTGGCGGTAATAAAGACAACTTTACCCGTATTGCTCGGCAGTTGGAAAACTATAATCTGATCATTCCTGACTTGCTCGGCTTTGGTGATTCTAGCAAACCGATAGCGGCTGACTATCGCTCGGAAGCGCAAGCAACGCGTTTGCATGAGTTGATGCAAGCTAAGGGCTTAGCATCCAATATTCATATCGGCGGCAATTCGATGGGTGGTGCTATCAGTGTGGCTTATGCCGCGAAGTATCCCAAAGAGGTCAACAGCCTGTGGTTGATAGATAGTGCGGGCTTTTGGTCAGCGGGCGTGCCGAAGTCTTTGGAGAATGCCACCCTTGAGAACAATCCGCTATTAATCAATAAGACGGAAGACTTTTATAATATGTATGACTTTGTCATGTCTAAGCCGCCTTATATCCCTAAGTCAGTAAAAGCCGTATTCGCGCAAGAACGTATCGCTAATAAAGCGCTAGAATCTAAGATACTTGAGCAAATAGTCGAAGACAATGTCGAGGAACGCGCTAAGATTATTGCTGAATATAATATTCCCACGCTAGTGGTTTGGGGTGAGGAGGATAAGGTAATCAAGCCTGAAACGGTTACACTGATAAAAGAAATCATCCCGCAATCGCAAGTTATTACCATGCCAGAAATTGGTCATGTACCGATGATAGAGGCGGTAAAACAGACGGCGAATGATTATAAAGCGTTTCGTGAAGAGCTAAAGAAATAGTCGTTTAGATATAATTTTTTAAGCGGTGATTGATCCAAATATTGATTAAGTATGAGCTGTAGTCAGTCCTAAATAAAAGAAATATAAACATTATAAGATGCTACTGGTATCAATTTTTCTTGCTTGCTGTGCCTATGCAGACAGAGGCTGCGAATAATTAATCCCAGTAGCACTGTATTCTTTTAAAAGGGTATCCACTATATTGTAGGCTGGGTTAAAAACTCAGCCTACGTCAAACTAACTCTCTTTTACCAGCCGCTCTAATAACTCAATCGTCCTCTCTTGTCTGACCAATGCAACCCCTTGTCCTGCCCATAAAGATTGATGTTCTGGATCAAGATTCTTTTTCGCATCAGCACGCAAAAATTTGGTCATGGCATTTAATTGTGGATAAGGCGGCAAATCATAAGCGCTTTCAAATTGAGCAAAATCACGCAAATAGTCGTTTAATAAACCACGAGCCTGCTTACCTGAGAATAGTCGAGTTAAGCGCGTCTCCGTACTACGCTTGCCAAGACTTGCATCGAGCAATGCTTGCTTATAAATATCGCTAATACCGCATTTATCGGTGGTCAAAAATGCCGTCCCTATTTGTGCCAGCTCAGCACCTGCTGTTTGAATTGCCTTGATGGCTTGCCCCGTTATAATACCACCCGCTGCAATTAACGGAATATCGGTACACGCACGAGTTTGACTAATCAACGTCAATAATCCCAATGGGTCACTTGCGCTTTGCGGCAACCAACCGCCTCGATGTCCGCCCGCTTCTGACCCTTGTACACATACCGCATTTGCGCCAATATCTGCCCACTCTTTTGCTTCTAAAGGGTGATTGGCAGTACCGATGACGCGCGTACCTAAACTCTGCAAACGCTGAATTTTCTCAGCACTGATAATGCCAAAGGTGAAACTTGCTACCGGAACAGGATTGTCATAGAGCACTTGTAGCTGATCGGCAAAGCTTAGCGCGGGGCGTTCAGGTAATGCCATTTCTATATTGTTTTCTTGATAGTACTTACTTAGCCAAGCAGGAATTGCGCTGTCCAAAGTAGTAGAGTCGTGCTCGGATAACACCATTAAATTGATCATAAAAGGGCGGTTAGTCAGAGTTTTAAGGGTATTGATTTGGTCGTTTAAAACCTCTGGCGCCGTCGTACCTCCTCCTAATGAGCCTAATCCACCAAAGTTACTCACCGTCGCTGCCAGCTCTGGTGTGGTAGCTCCTGCCATCGGTGCTTGAACAATAGGATGGGTTAAATTCAGGGTATCAAGTAAGGTCATGACGGGCTTCCTTTTTATTTTATTGAAGAATTTACAATACTTACTTTAACAAAGCTGAGCGCCGTGCGTGTTAGATAATGTTTATTTAGTTATTCAATAAAAGAAATAGGTTTTGGCTACAAGTTTGTAGCTAAAGTATTTGACTACGGTTTTGTAGTTAAGTATTATGACTATAAATCTATAGTTAAGTAGAGATGTTAAAATGAGCACAGGAAATATAGTTTACGGAAATAATTATTTTCCACGCCCGAAAGATGAAAAAAGAATATGGCGAAAAATTGCTCAAGGTGACCATTTGCTACTACTTGCCCCAAGACGTGTAGGTAAATCTTCTTTGCTGCATCATTTGAAAGACAACCCTAAACCAGGTTATGCCATTATATACAGCTATGTTCAAGATTGTACGGACGCACAAGAGTTCTATATGAAACTGCTGAAGTCCATTACACAGTCAGAGTTTGTAACTAATACTGCCAATGTATCTAATAAATTAAATGGCTGGTTCAGTAAACTCTCAATTGATTTTTCAATAGAGGCGTTTGGAGTAAAGCTAGCAGCTGATAAAAAGACTAGTGATGAACCTCCTATCATTGATACAGACGTTATTCGTCAAGTATTAATGGACAGTTTGAAGGAGACAGATATTATTCTAGTAATCGCTATTGATGAATTCCCTGATGCTCTCATTAATATCCATAAAAAGCATGGCGAAATAGCAGCTATTAAGTTTTTATCAGGTATCAGAGAGATGTGCCAAGACGTCAACTTTAATAAGAAAGTACGCTTTATATTCACAGGCTCTATCGGACTGGATACAGTAGCCAAGAAACTCAATCTTAGTAATTTGATTAATGTTTTCGTCCATACAACGATTGAGCCTTTATCAGACATAGAAGCTCAGAAATTTATCGATTTTTATTTTAGTAAGTCTTCGGAACGGATAATAACTGACCACTTAAAAGAGATTATCATCAAGCAAGTGGGTTGGAATATGCCTTACTACCTTGCTTTAGTTTGCGAAGAAATAGTTGATAACTATGATGATAGCCATCTACTGGAAGAGTCGGACATTTTAAAGTGTGTTGAACAGCTGTTTGAGCAAGAGACGAAGACAAAGTTTTCTCACTGGCGCGAACGTTTAAATCGGCTAGAAAAGCAAGAAAGGTTATTCGCTGAATCAATATTAACGCTTGTTTGTGACCATGATGAATCATTACCATACGCCGATATTTTTAACTTAAGCCAACATGCAGACTATAAAGATAACGTTAATGCTAATTACGTATTGACCTGTCTTAAACACGAAGGCTATCTTTTCAATCAAACAGAAGATAATACTTATAAATTTACTTCACCTCTACTCAAGCGCTGGTGGAATCGTTATGGAAAATAAAAAAAACGAGACAACGGATACGATGAGTCGTTCAGTCCTTTTATATAATACTCAAAATATAGATGCTCAGTTGCTAAAGGCGGGTTTTAGTATTCGTAAAAAAGAATACCAACGCATCTGGAAGGATATTCAAACGAGTAAAATGACTCATCCAGAGACTCATTACCTTATTCAAGGCGTAAGAGGAGCAGGTAAAACCACTCTATTATCTCGTCTTTCCTATGAAATTGCTGAAGATGACAAATTAAGTAAATGGCTGATACCTATCTTATTGAATGAAGAAGAGTACGGTATATTATCGCTATTTACTTTTTGGCTGCGTATCGCTGAAAAGCTAGCAGAACATGATGTTCAGCTGTATTCAGAGCTATTTCAACAAGTCTTGAGCTTAGACGATGATGCGGTAGTTGCTTGGGAGCTTATACAACATTATTTAAATAAAAATAAGCAAAAAATTATCGTTTTTGTCGATAATTTAGGAGAGTTATTTAAGGATTTTGATGATATTGAGCATGCTCAACTGCGTGAAGTGTTGAGTCTACATCCGCATATTCGGCTTATTGGTGGTTCAAGCCAATCACTAGAAGCACATTTTGATGTATCAGCTCCGTTCTACCAGTTTTTCAAATTGATTAATTTAAAGTCAATTAATGAAACGGAAATGCATGAACTGTTGCGCTCTTTAGCACAACAAACTAATGAAGAAGCGATAAAGACTATCGAAGAAATTATCACTGAACATCCTGAACGTATCGAAGCGGTTAGACGTCTCACTGATGGCGTACCTCGCACTATTGTATTGCTATTTCAAATTATCATGGAAGGGGCAAAAGAAAGTAGTTACGCTTACTTAGAGGAAACTATTGATAAGACTACACCCTTGTATAAACATCGAATGGACGATTTATCACGTCAACAAAAAGCGATTGTACATACTATAGCGATGAATTGGGATGCAATGAGTACCAAGGAAATCGCTGAGCAAACTCGCTTGCCAAGTAAGACAGTATCTGCGCAGTTGGTAAAGCTACAGCAACAATGGGTAGTCGATAAAATTGAGACAGATACTAAGAATCACTTATACATTATCAAAGAACGTTTCTTTAATATCTGGTATCTCATGAGATATGGAAATCAGACAGATAAGCGTCGTGTTCTGTGGCTTACAAGATTTTTGGAGAGTTGGTGTGACGAAAGAGAGTTATCAACAAGGTTTTTAGAAGCTGCTTTCAATATTGAAACTAATCAGACTAATGTATCGGATGTATACTTCAGTGCACTTTTAGCTTCAGAAAAAATTGATAGTGAAATTAAAAAGTCAATTGTAGATGGAATGCAATTTAGAAATAAAGGAAGAATGATAGATTATCAGAATAGTGATTATAAAAATATAGAGATACCTCTAAGAGAGCTAGTGAGTATAAATAAAATAGAAGAAGCATACCAGTTAGTAGAAAATAACTTTAAAAACCTAACAATAAAAGACTATTTATTTAATTTACACACATTATACCTAGTAAGACCAGAAAGCTTTGAACCAGAAGTGTATGGCCTAAAACTGCTTGAAAAAACAAATTTTGCAGCAC encodes:
- a CDS encoding MATE family efflux transporter; this translates as MSKTATSTAKRLDLTEGSIAKTMLLFALPTLGSSALQSLNGSINAVWVGRSLGEEALAATANGNILMFILISFVFGFGMASTILIGQAMGRRNESMVKKTMGTALGSIIPISVLVSAGGWIFAPMLLDLLGTPPSAASLALTYMRMIFIAMPVTLTFTLIMMALRGTGDSTTPLWFIAMSVVIDLILTPTLILGLGPFPEWGIFGSAFATAVANTLALIGMLITMYLRGSVLALRMPELRFLRADPEILKSMFSKGLPMGIQMIVISSAALTMLSLINREGVQTTAAYSATQQLWTYVQMPAMALSAAASAMVAQNIGANQWHRVAGITRWGLIFNLVLTGAVIVVLTIFDETFLALFLGSDSQAVPIGRHIQIMATWGFMFFGIAQVLFGTMRANGYVIWPLIVMIISMYPVRLGFAFGLYPMLGDDALWLSFPAGMVATALMGVGLYLHGGWRKGKMLPADEAAQRSEEFRANTGTSASFRDIVPTTVWKLLPLRRITRLHRRLRRRLHRRHMIKKNKR
- a CDS encoding alpha/beta hydrolase, with amino-acid sequence MILKRLGFATLLSLSIVGCTTAPNTLAVNTTQKIIQYERSKSDLAIKALTLSSGDKMVYAENGNIAGEPLLLIHGFGGNKDNFTRIARQLENYNLIIPDLLGFGDSSKPIAADYRSEAQATRLHELMQAKGLASNIHIGGNSMGGAISVAYAAKYPKEVNSLWLIDSAGFWSAGVPKSLENATLENNPLLINKTEDFYNMYDFVMSKPPYIPKSVKAVFAQERIANKALESKILEQIVEDNVEERAKIIAEYNIPTLVVWGEEDKVIKPETVTLIKEIIPQSQVITMPEIGHVPMIEAVKQTANDYKAFREELKK
- a CDS encoding NAD(P)H-dependent flavin oxidoreductase, translated to MTLLDTLNLTHPIVQAPMAGATTPELAATVSNFGGLGSLGGGTTAPEVLNDQINTLKTLTNRPFMINLMVLSEHDSTTLDSAIPAWLSKYYQENNIEMALPERPALSFADQLQVLYDNPVPVASFTFGIISAEKIQRLQSLGTRVIGTANHPLEAKEWADIGANAVCVQGSEAGGHRGGWLPQSASDPLGLLTLISQTRACTDIPLIAAGGIITGQAIKAIQTAGAELAQIGTAFLTTDKCGISDIYKQALLDASLGKRSTETRLTRLFSGKQARGLLNDYLRDFAQFESAYDLPPYPQLNAMTKFLRADAKKNLDPEHQSLWAGQGVALVRQERTIELLERLVKES
- a CDS encoding helix-turn-helix domain-containing protein gives rise to the protein MENKKNETTDTMSRSVLLYNTQNIDAQLLKAGFSIRKKEYQRIWKDIQTSKMTHPETHYLIQGVRGAGKTTLLSRLSYEIAEDDKLSKWLIPILLNEEEYGILSLFTFWLRIAEKLAEHDVQLYSELFQQVLSLDDDAVVAWELIQHYLNKNKQKIIVFVDNLGELFKDFDDIEHAQLREVLSLHPHIRLIGGSSQSLEAHFDVSAPFYQFFKLINLKSINETEMHELLRSLAQQTNEEAIKTIEEIITEHPERIEAVRRLTDGVPRTIVLLFQIIMEGAKESSYAYLEETIDKTTPLYKHRMDDLSRQQKAIVHTIAMNWDAMSTKEIAEQTRLPSKTVSAQLVKLQQQWVVDKIETDTKNHLYIIKERFFNIWYLMRYGNQTDKRRVLWLTRFLESWCDERELSTRFLEAAFNIETNQTNVSDVYFSALLASEKIDSEIKKSIVDGMQFRNKGRMIDYQNSDYKNIEIPLRELVSINKIEEAYQLVENNFKNLTIKDYLFNLHTLYLVRPESFEPEVYGLKLLEKTNFAALELSYLLFIIFNNNFYEYKEVFFKVLSVVIENIDINLNQIAIVHSYILYALWNNDFICLKSFINELKNTKFMDEFIKFEDDDKFYMFFENIIIMLLSKRQIEIAFSIIVEFNLKEELKPLYYATISLLKDERQKEYLRMGSELKGTVNEILQTVEEYRTKYS